A portion of the Parasteatoda tepidariorum isolate YZ-2023 chromosome 5, CAS_Ptep_4.0, whole genome shotgun sequence genome contains these proteins:
- the LOC107456997 gene encoding luc7-like protein 3 — protein MALFSAKQLLDELMGRDRDLGLEEKKNDFTWDGPDICKHFLVKFCPNDLFVNTKADLGACPKIHDERLKKEYEKSSRFQRMGYEDDFLRFCQSMLSDVEKRIRRARTRLALNSKESNINQPPQVKNSDDEKVNVLTERINALLVQVENLGCEGEVEEAQSIMKLCEQLKVEREALRKASEANHWFQTAEIAAAQEKQMEVCEVCGAFLIVGDAQQRVDDHLMGKQHVGYAKLKEAVDEILDNREKVRVEREKLREKEREERRKARGEEDKKREERRKRIEEERRETERHRDRSRRSRSRDRTHNRRHSHRSRSRDSHSHSKGKDKERSRRRSGSSERKWHRSRSRDSGHRDSRRSRSRSTDHKKDRRSRDHRKSSHENGEPPEKSSRSEEGSKGRHSSGD, from the exons atggcGCTGTTTTCAGCTAAACAACTTCTAGATGAGTTGATGGGACGTGACAGAGATTTAGgtttagaagagaaaaaaaatgactttactTGGGACGGTCCTGAT atttgtaaacattttctcGTGAAATTCTGTCCTAATGATCTTTTTGTGAACACTAAAGCAGATTTAGGAGCTTGTCCTAAGATTCATGATGAAAGACTAAAAAAAGA gtATGAAAAGAGCTCCCGTTTTCAAAGGATGGGCTATGAAgatgattttttaagattttgtcaAAGTATGTTGTCTGATGTTGAAAAACGTATAAGACGAGCAAGGACAAGGTTAGCACTTAATAGCAAAGAATCAAAT ataaatcAACCTCCACAAGTGAAAAATAGTGATGATgaaaaagttaatgttttaacTGAAAGGATCAATGCGCTATTGGTTCAg GTTGAAAATTTGGGATGTGAAGGAGAAGTTGAAGAAGCTCAAAGTATAATGAAACTTTGTGAACAGCTTAAAGTTGAACGTGAAGCTCTCAGGAAGGCTTCAGAAGCAAATCATTGGTTTCAG ACAGCAGAAATTGCAGCAGCCCAAGAAAAACAAATGGAAGTTTGTGAAGTATGTGGAGCTTTTCTTATTGTGGGTGATGCACAGCAAAGAGTAGATGATCATTTGATGGGAAAACAGCACGTTGGCTATGCTAAATTAAAAGAAGCTGTTGATGAAATAttg GACAATCGAGAAAAAGTTCGTGTTGAAAGAGAAAAGTTGCGtgaaaaagaaagagaagaaaGACGAAAAGCTAGAGGGGAAGAAGATAAAAAACGAGAAGAGCGTAGAAAACGCATAGAAGAGGAACGTAGGGAGACTGAAAGACATAGAGATCGGTCTAGAAGAAGCAGAAGTAGAGATCGAACTCACAATAGAAGACATTCTCATCGTAGTCGAAGTAGGGATAGTCATTCTCACAGTAAAGGAAAAGACAAAGAAAG atCTCGAAGAAGGAGTGGGAGTTCTGAAAGAAAATGGCATAGATCACGTTCCCGTGATAGTGGACATCGTGATAGTCGAAGATCAAGATCTCGTTCTACTGACCACAAAAAGGATAGAAGAAGTAGAGATCACAGAAAAAGTTCTC atgaAAATGGTGAGCCACCAGAGAAAAGTTCTAGATCAGAAGAGGGTAGTAAAGGGCGCCATTCCTCAGGTGATTGA